Proteins co-encoded in one Cytophaga hutchinsonii ATCC 33406 genomic window:
- a CDS encoding YigZ family protein gives MKDDFYFTIAASTTAEYKEKGSKFLTFSYAVSTEQEIKEILQETRKKYYDARHVCYGYIIGTEDRVMKCQDDGEPAHTAGTPILNQIRSKNLTQTLVVVVRYFGGTKLGVSGLIEAYKESAKACLNKATILEKYLSDTLHITFEAALQGEVMRMVKEFNGQIISLDYQNKVILQVEIRKSITPKFLQNPILGVTVEIECNKEE, from the coding sequence ATGAAGGATGATTTTTATTTTACCATTGCAGCATCTACAACTGCTGAATACAAAGAGAAAGGCAGCAAATTTCTGACCTTCTCGTATGCGGTTTCTACTGAGCAGGAAATAAAAGAAATCCTTCAGGAAACACGAAAAAAATATTACGATGCGCGCCATGTTTGCTACGGCTACATCATCGGTACAGAAGACCGGGTCATGAAATGCCAGGACGACGGAGAGCCAGCACATACTGCAGGCACGCCGATTTTAAACCAGATCCGGTCTAAAAATTTAACACAGACGCTGGTAGTAGTTGTGCGTTATTTTGGTGGAACTAAATTAGGAGTAAGCGGGTTGATTGAGGCATACAAAGAATCAGCCAAAGCATGCCTGAACAAAGCAACCATCCTTGAAAAATACCTTTCAGACACCCTGCACATTACCTTTGAAGCTGCTCTTCAAGGCGAAGTAATGCGGATGGTAAAAGAATTCAATGGACAGATCATCTCCCTGGATTATCAAAACAAGGTTATACTGCAGGTAGAAATCCGTAAAAGCATCACTCCTAAGTTCTTACAAAATCCTATTCTTGGAGTTACCGTGGAAATAGAGTGCAACAAGGAAGAATAA
- a CDS encoding sugar 3,4-ketoisomerase — MLEKPHWIHFTGIGDEEVGYISVAQSNRHVPFEIKRVYWVYHTPEYIERGNHAHKACRQILIAAAGAVDVELENIRGEKELFQLHAPSMGLFVPVMHWRRIRLSKGAVLLCLASHDFEETDYIRSYNDFAAYKK; from the coding sequence ATGTTGGAAAAACCTCATTGGATACATTTTACGGGAATCGGTGACGAAGAAGTAGGATATATTTCGGTTGCGCAAAGTAACCGTCATGTGCCTTTTGAGATCAAACGGGTGTATTGGGTATATCATACCCCTGAATACATAGAACGCGGCAACCATGCACACAAGGCATGCCGGCAGATCTTAATAGCCGCCGCCGGTGCTGTTGACGTTGAACTGGAAAATATACGGGGTGAAAAAGAACTATTTCAACTCCATGCGCCGTCGATGGGGCTGTTTGTTCCGGTAATGCACTGGCGCAGAATTCGTCTGTCAAAAGGTGCGGTATTGTTATGCCTGGCGTCACATGATTTTGAAGAAACAGATTATATCCGCAGTTATAATGATTTTGCTGCTTATAAAAAGTAA